The Aeromicrobium yanjiei DNA segment GTGCCGCGATCGGGGGCAGGTCCGTCGCGGTGATGAGGTTCCGCATCAGTGACCTCCCTCTTCCTCGGCGGATGTGTCGATGGTCGTGGGCGTCCTCGGCGGAGGATCACCCTTGCCGACGTTGCTCATGACCGTGTCGATGGCCGGCGAGATCGCGTTGAGCATCGGCTGGGGGAAGAAGCCCAGGGCCACGATCAGAACGATCGCCGGGGTCAGGGCCGCGATCTCGCGCGGCTCGAGGTCCGTGACGCCCTCGCTGCCGGGCTGGAGCGGCCCGGTCATCGTGCGCTGGTACATGATCAGGATGTAGAGCGCGGCCAGCACGATGCCGAGCGTGGCCACCGCGGCCGCCGGGATCGAGCGCGTGAACGTCCCCGCCAGGACCAGGAACTCCGAGACGAACGGGGCCAGGCCCGGCAGCGACAGGCTCGACAAGCCGGCGATGAGCAGGACTCCGGACAGGATCGGCGCGATCTTCTGGACGCCGCCGAAGTCACCGATCCGGGCCGATCCACGGCGGGCGATCATGATGCCGGTGACCAGGAACAGCGCCGCGGTCGAGAGTCCGTGGTTGAACATGTAGAGGGTCGCGCCGGCCATCGACGTCGTCGTGAAGGCGAAGATGCCGAGGATGATGAAGCCGAAGTGCGACACCGAGGTGAACGCGATGAGGCGCCGGATGTCGTCCTGCCCGATCGCGAGCAGCGCACCGTAGATGATGCTGATGACGGCCAGGACGATGATGACCGGGCTGGCCCAGTCCGCGGCCTCGGGGAACAGCCCCACGCACCAGATGATCATGCCGAACGTGCCGATCTTGTCGACCACGCTCACCATCAGCACCGAGGTGCCGGGGGTCGCCTGGCCGGCCGCGTCGGGCAGCCACGTGTGCAGCGGGAACAGCGGCGCCTTGATCGCGAACGCCGCCATGAAGCCGAGGAACAGCAGCCGCTCGGTGGTCTGGCCGAGATCGAGCCCCTGCAGGTCCGCGAGCAGGTACGACGCATCGCCCTGGCGCGAGCTGACCACGTACAGGCCCACGATCGAGGCCAGCATCAGCAGGCCGCCCACGAGGTTGTAGATCAAGAACTTCACCGCGGCGTACGAGCGGTGGGGACCGCCGAACGAGCCGATGAGGAAGTACAGCGGGATGAGCGTGGCCTCGAACAGGACGTAGAACAAGAACGCGTCGGTCGCGGAGAAGGCCCCGATCGCGAGGCCCTCGACCGCCAGCATCCACGCGAGGTACGCGTTGGTGCTGCGCGGATCGGGCAGCCGGTCGCCGATCGCGGCCAGCAGGACGATCGGGGTCAGGATCGTCGTCAGCAGGATAAGCGTGATGCCGATGCCGTTGACGCCGACCGCGTAGTGCGCGCCGAAGGCGCTGATCCACTCATGGGTGCTGGTCAGCTGGTAGCCACCGGACTCGGGGTCGAACTGCGCGAGGGCGACGAGCGCCAGCGCGAGGGTGATCAGCGA contains these protein-coding regions:
- a CDS encoding NADH-quinone oxidoreductase subunit M, which produces MILTILAATPIAGALILALLPRESGSQLRAKTIALAVSLITLALALVALAQFDPESGGYQLTSTHEWISAFGAHYAVGVNGIGITLILLTTILTPIVLLAAIGDRLPDPRSTNAYLAWMLAVEGLAIGAFSATDAFLFYVLFEATLIPLYFLIGSFGGPHRSYAAVKFLIYNLVGGLLMLASIVGLYVVSSRQGDASYLLADLQGLDLGQTTERLLFLGFMAAFAIKAPLFPLHTWLPDAAGQATPGTSVLMVSVVDKIGTFGMIIWCVGLFPEAADWASPVIIVLAVISIIYGALLAIGQDDIRRLIAFTSVSHFGFIILGIFAFTTTSMAGATLYMFNHGLSTAALFLVTGIMIARRGSARIGDFGGVQKIAPILSGVLLIAGLSSLSLPGLAPFVSEFLVLAGTFTRSIPAAAVATLGIVLAALYILIMYQRTMTGPLQPGSEGVTDLEPREIAALTPAIVLIVALGFFPQPMLNAISPAIDTVMSNVGKGDPPPRTPTTIDTSAEEEGGH